The Porites lutea chromosome 11, jaPorLute2.1, whole genome shotgun sequence genome contains the following window.
CTATGCAAGTCTCGCAGAccatcagcaaaaataaagtaaaaacaagtaaaaactgcCAATTTTTTACAGATAACAGTTAAGCATTctttttactgattagggtttaggttggggttagggttatgaTTAAGTgctgtttagggttaaacactTATTTACCATGGCTAGCTTTCAGTTAATTCTTTCAGTATTACCAGAttactgtttttgatttttatgtaTTATTTTCAATGAGTCGTATCTGACCTGCATGACTCGCTGCCATGGATCGCTGGCTCGCATATTATACACACTCTTATATctcaaaatcttgttttttCAACACCTTCTTGGAcatgaaaaccaaaaaccaaagcTTAATTGATATAATGAAGACAGTAGCAGCTGACATATGTTTTCAATAGTTATCTTGTGAGATGTCTCTCATGTATTATTTATTAGGGAGGATGATTTGTTGAAGACGATACATTAATATAGATGCTTTTTCATCGAGACAATCTCAATAATTTAGGATTTattcaaataaaaacatatttaatattatGACATAAAATGTGGGCTTATTGCTCATGCACAGGGATTGATGGGGGAGAGTGTGGCATTTTTCCTGTTTCAGATTGACCTTTGCACAGCACAGGGACTGAACATATTATGTATTTGGCATTTGTAAAGTATAAACAATATTTGACGCAAGGGATTGAACATTATGTGGAGAAAATCTTCACAAGCCTCTCCTTCCATGACTCCTTCCTCATCTATCTCCTTTAAAGCCCCTTGAATAAGGGCCACAGTCTCTTCTATGGTTGAATGGTCATTGAGTGTGAGCTTCCACTCACAAGgtatataagccccccctccaACCTGTTTCCCTCTTACCCATTTTTGAGAGGGAGGAGGGGCTTTTGTGGTGGTAGGTAAGCCTGTGACCAcactaaaaaagaaacaaaaacacatgTTTGATTTTACTGAGGTATGGTTGAATttggacattaaattttttattacagaGTAACATGAGGCGAATCTAAAGCAACATTTTGCCCTCAGAGCACAAATATGTCGTTCTGAAGATATTAAACATTTGCAtgtcttcctcgttccttttcCCAGCTTTTTGGCACAAACGCGACAACATGTTTGTAATATGTCCACATGTTTGTCTACATTTTGGACGAACATCCTGatgaaaatataagaaatcAATATAAGAACCTACTCACACTGATTTAAAACTCATTCCACTCACATGATCTGGATCAATAAAGTGATTTCTAGATCAGAGTCGCATACATTGCCGGTGAACACAACCAAAAACAGACTTGATCGCTTATAACTAAAAATACATGGACAGACTGAGGCATAACCATCAATATAGTAACCCTTCCTGTCCGTTGGCAATTTTCAATACGTGGTTACCATTTTTACTAGGTTGTTACCATCGATGAAACTTTGCCTGAACACACCTTACACGTTGtagttttgaggaaaattagtctTGATTTCGTAAAAATTCGGCAAGATACTGAAAACTAAACATAAAGACATGTACTTACATTCGATGCCCGTCAATATGGCGGCGACGTCTTCGAACGCTGTTTGATAACTGTCGATTTTAAATACCGTAATGTGGCACGAAACTGCTCttgacattcaaaaagcaaggaaaaggCTTCTTCATCAGCACTGCTGGCTCTGAAGTCCCGGATATTGAACGAGTggacctggaacaggctttgaAAAAAGCTCCCTTGTTTTTGGcgattattttttcccatttttgcgTATTTTTAGCAGAACAATGAAATCATGACGTCAtcgcttcttccaaaactggcatactcccgaactgaaaatcacagattttggcctgaaatagggtaagggtttcaggaagcgtgcCGCACACCCCCACCCAATTTGTCTGgaagtaccctccccccccccccgggcttttTCGTTGCATTTTATATACAAATGGaggggtcattgtgccaggcgttccttgcggagaccgtggaaactgggactaagatgGGAGATCGAAGCAAGGCATGTTTTGCAAAGAAAGCtttggaaagattaaatttagagcttttccgaaacatgtcggtccacgaattctatcgcttgaaagcgttgattactttgaaacaagtgaacactactgagcgGTCGAAAAAAATACGaattttaattagcaaaatgaaaactgcgatggtcgggtgttgtaaactttcattgtatacATATGGCTATATGATGAGCATGCGacttattttcggcgatgattgaaatgacgtgccatgtaaatcacttttttgatctttggcaatgatgtaatttctctggaatcgaggcccttgaattttcgtgtatttatacacgcgcaTAGCCTGCGACCGCCAACGTATTTcaggtcgtcgctaacacgtgtactaaatcaattcagaagcaagtgaaaagtatcgacgtcgataaagtaggaagtaaaaaaactttatcgagtaaatcctgtttcgtgtagaattaatcgcctcctcatttctcgatctaatctccaagcgaGACTGAATGGcgctgtaagcgcgttcttgttACAACTAGATTTTGGTTTGCAAAATTGAGCTGGTTGAGAGGAGGGTTTTTTAATTAAGTTAAAACATAAATTAGTTTGACAAATATTTTGAAGGGGACTAGCGTCATGTCCGTACTCACATTTGATAATATTGCCACCAATAttacttttcacttttaatACTACTTTTAACTTTTAGCCCTGCAAAATGTGTTTTCGTGTTTATGATTTCATGTAAAGTATGAGTTGATCAATTCAAACGAAATAAAACCAGGAATACACGTACTCGCTTAAGTCAGTAACTTGTGTAGCAAGAGCAAGATGCATTAACTGTTTCTATTAATCACTGATTCAAACGATGACATGTCAGTGCTTGGCTTCATGTACAAACGAAGTGACATTTCTTCGGCTAAGGTTTCACATGGGAAGGTTTGATTGTCATTCGCTTAGCAAAATAGACTGTCTGTGGCTCGACATAATCGAGGGGCCTGTGTCACGGTTGACTGGGGAAATTCGCTCGTTATATCGAGGGTTCGTTTTATCGAACACTTCCATTTAACTAATTTTCGGGAAAACTACCAAACTGTTCGTTGTATCGAGTGATAGTTAGTAACTAATTTACAATACCCAGCATTTCCGGGtttgaaaaatttctgaaatACATTGAAACgtctattaagcggacccccaattatGCGgacaacctctattaagcggacattAAGCTGGGTCCCGAAATGAACGtctgatatttccctttattacatccactttgaaatcactggctatctgtgcaatctgattggctctcagcagtgtgatttattcctaaatcgcaccattttttgctctaaatcgcatctgttccaaatcgcgtcattcatgttctaaatcgcgtcatttctgttttaaatcgcaccatttttgttctatatcgcatcatttctgttttaaatcgcaccatttttgttctatatcgcatcatttctgtttcgaatacaaaatgagatgtaaaagcctttttgtttcggctttttaagaaaccggctactcgatcaataaaatattagtactgactaaattctgcgatttcaaaatggatgtaataaagtggtaattgaactgagtggagtgcaattttggtctgaaatcatacttgtgatttcaaatcgaactcgcactgcgcgctcgttcgattttgaaatcacgcgtatgatttcagaccaaattgcactccactcagttcaattaccattatttataacgagcccctattcagcggacactaAAATgagttgtatttggctaatttccattgttaaaaacctctattaagcggacaccggactgaattgacaatagtagtattggattacgtcatTGAAATAGGTACTaaagtcagttaatgttttgcattaacaaacaaatttaaagttggtaatgaaaggtaatgaacttgaactctagatagcttctttaacaacatgcaactttatcacCGTACAGAGTGACCGTTGAatgttaacaaacattgcgcaatttttacaacctctattaagcggacacttgggaaggtcccgaaagGGGCCGcctaatagaggtttcactgtaacaTTTCAATACCCCGCTATACATAGCTACGGCACTAAAAACTTaagaacaggcaaacaaaactgctGAAAACTACTGTTCACATGTTGGCCTGTTTGgcatttattttatctttaatcataactataacaaaattgtcaaatctgattggctatcaactgccgtgatttcagccttaattggacagtttaataggacagtacgcgtcatgcctaagtaattggacagtacgcgccataacgcgcgcgcttaaatggcttttttttttcactgctagcaaaacaaaatttcgaatttcttgtgttttgatttaaaaatatccTATTATAtctcaaattttgttaaagttatgattaattggtaacagaacttcgtgtcgtccaattcggtctgtaatcatactcgtgattaaacaaatcggactcccgctacgcggtcgtccgattttgttaatcactcgtatgattacagaccgaattggactccactcagtcctgttaccattacttatcaTATgctgatatttatttattacatcgAGGTAAATGTTATGTTCGCGCTTGTGGATtatgttcgttataacgaggatttcgttaaatcgaggttctgttccatacattttactgtaattttggccgggctgaagaaaatcgtttgttatatcgagggcttcattatatagaggttcgttatatagaggttccattgtatggaacttgagaaattaccagcctcgtccccagtctCTTGCGATCACTTTTGGGGGGATATTTGAGTTTGAGCACGGCATTTTGCTTCTACGGCGTCCTGCAGGTCTCTGCCTCCCTTGTTCCACATAATGTTCCACGATGTAACTTTCAGACTAGTGAGTTTGCAGTTGTTGTGACGAATAGCCTTACAAAGTAGAGGCACCACTACTGCAGTCAAGCGGTTGCTGATAATATGTAAATCAGTGAGTTTACAATGCTGATTCTCTAGCACATCACAGATGTGATAAACACCTTCATTGGTCACTCTGTTACAATCGATACTTAAATCAGTCAATTGACAATTTGGGTGTTTAAGCGTTTTAAACAGACGTAGTAAAACAGTTTCATTTGCTACTTCCTCGCTTAAAATACTCAGTATAgacagtttgcagttcacgttttcCATTGTATCGCACAACTGCGATATAACTTTGTCCGTTACCTGGTCTCCTCCAAGACGCAAGCTAATGACTTTACAGTTTCTGTTCTTAAATGATTCCCAGAGATGGGAAAACCCTTCAGGACTCAGTAAGTCGTTCCGTGTGATGTTTAACTCCTTTAATTTGCACCTGTCGGATGTAATGGCCTGTGCTAGGGCATTTAAACCCTGATCCGTGATCTTGTTTTTTGGAACATGTAGTTTTACGGGACCTCCTTCCGATAGCAGCTTGGCAAGTTCGTTGCATCCACCCTCCCCGATAAAATTTGCGCTCAAGTCAAGATTGTAGTCTATAAAGTCAatgtgttttaaaaaatacacgaTTGCCACGCAGTCCGTAGGTGTGATTCGACTATTTACCAGGCGAATCTCCTTGTCAAAATTGTTCTTTCTTTGTAGCTCAAACGCCGCTCTCTTCGCTGTATCTTCATCGTTGTACTCGTATAAACACTTAATCATGAGCAAAGCCTTCTTTCTGTTGAAAGACGTCGAAAGCAATGTATCCTGAAGTCGGCAGACGAAGCTGTTAGCTGCTTCATTTTTTTGACCATGGAGAAGCCCTGCGACAAACTGAATGACCAAGTGCCACCGTGGATCTTCAGCATTAGTAGCGATGAACTCAGAGAGTTTATGCGGATCCATTTTCGCTATTTCTCGAGCAGCAAGAAACTCCTGTAGAGTTAGATGAGTGAAGCAAAAGCATTGTTCGAACTCGACAAGAGACACTCTGTAGTCTGGCATTTGGGTGAGCAAACCGCAATTTTTCATCTCGCCTACTTCTTTCAATCCAAATATCATTCGCCCTTCTGTTATTCCTTTCATTGCGAGCATTCCGAGATCGCTCAAGTGTTTTTCCACTGTCTCTGAAAAGCCTTCATTTCCCAGAAATGGTTTTTCCCGATACTCTGGGTGATGCTTAAAAATGAGCAGTCTTAATGCTCCTTGGTAAATTTCTGTGAGTCTTGAGGGTAAAGCGATGCTGTTTTGATAGCTTAGCTTGATTAGCTCCTTCAGGAGGAAGCAAACTATGCGGCAATTCACGGGAATGTAACATAGAGACAAAAGGGTCAAATTCTGTTGGATGTGTTCCCACATTCTTGTTGCTGTCGTGTTGTTTTTGTCGTGCTTGCAGTAGCTCTGAACATAAGAGCGAACCCTTTCTTCTGTAAAGCCCACAATCTCGACAGTCCGCTCAAATAGTGAGATTCCTAGACTTTCAAGAACGGTTGGTCTACTTGTGGTGAGCACCGCAGCTCCAGGTAACAGTAGTTCCTGGAGCAATTTCACATACAACGCAGAAGGAGGCATTTCCTCTGAATAGCTGTTCCCGTATCGAGATGCGTCGTTCACGGTGCAGCTTTTGTGGTCTTTGAACTCATCCAAGCCGTCAAATACAAGAAGAATCTTCTCGGGGTGATCTAACATATCTTGAAAGACGTGATCGTCCAGGTCTCCATCGAGATTGCTAGCTCGAGTAAGTAATTTCCGAAGGCAGATCTTCTCATCTGACTCTGTGAAAAACGATCGAAATGGAAACAAGAAAGCATACTTAAATTGCCTCTTCTTGTCGTGAAAGAGTTCTCCCCTACTCCAGTCACGTAATAGTCTCTCGCACAGCAAGGATTTTCCGATTCCTGGACGACCAATAACGAGGATTTTTCGCGGGTTTTGAGCGTCCACGTTGGGAAGAAATAACTCGGCGCGCGTGTTTACCACAACTGATCCTCGCTGACTTTCTGGCTTCAAATAGAAGTCATATATTAGGTGTCTTTCGCACTGCTTCAAAAACTCTTCCTTTGCCCTTCCAGTGTAGATGACTACATCGAGAAAAATGTCGTCTAAGTAAATCCTTCCTTCGCCGTCGTTTTCATCGTTACAGTGGATTAGTGGTTCTAGAAGCTCTGTTTGTTGTAAAATTCGTTTTTTCATGCGCTCTCTTAACCCACCTGATGTCACGGCAGTTGTGCTTTTGTGAAAGAAGTACCTTACACAGAATTCTGAGTCAAAGGTGAAGGCAGGACGATTTAAAGCTCTCAATGCGAGGTAAAGCATTTCTCCAAGTACGAGAAACGCAAAAACTGATTGCAGTATCCATACTGCTGCTAAGCAGGTGTTCTTTTCAGAGGCGACTGGATTGTGACATAGAGCTTGCCTCTCATTTCCCGTCACATTCCCTGGTTGAGTTGCTTTTAAAACACAAGTGAATCCTACAGGAAATCCAGATGGATgcattataaatttttgtactGCTGTTAGCGCAATCCCCAGTACCAGACGTGCTGCAAGATGAAGGAAGTAAAAACTGAAGATTCGACGAGATTTGACTCTTGGTCGTGGACGTGGATTTTCTGCGTCTGGTGTTAACACCGCTTCTAGTTTGTCGATCCAAGACTTAACACAGCACCAAGAGTAAATAAAGCAAACAATAAGAATAACCGAGAAACTCAAAAGAGTAGATCCGTAGAGAGGTAGAGGAGAATTGTATTGTCGTTCGTATTTTTCAAAACACTGCGCCTGATAAAAATTCTTGTCAGACAAACCGTCGTTTTTTTCGCATAGAAATTTCCTTCTTTCACTGATTCGTAACTTGCTTGTTATTCCAATGAAAGCGATTCCAGTCGAAGCAAAAAGTACAATTATAGTGTAGCCAAATACGCTAAAGCGGGTTGGAGTCAAAAGCTGTTTTACTCCTTCCATTTTCTTAAAACCGAACGACACGGTTACAATGATTTAAAATGACAACTCGCTTCGCTGCAGCTGTTTCGCTTGACATGAGAAGAACGATGGAAAAATATTCATAAATCTTGGGTTGTTGATGGCAAATAGATTATGCTTATTTGCATATTTGGTTAAAGGGTTATTGACAACTGTTTGTCTTGACGTGAAATTAGAGTACTTGTGCTGGAGAACAGAATACCCGCAGTTGAAATTACAGCACTTTTGCTCATGATAGCGACAGGAGTAATTAAAGGAGAGTTATCAGGCAATAAAATGTTTCGGATTGAGTTGGTTGAAGATTGAGAACAGCGcgaaaaacattttaatgataAATGGCCGTAAAGCAAAAATAGATCCGATCTAGGGGAGGCGTATTATATTGCCATCCACGCTGACTTAGCATGAGTGATATTCAGAAACTTGCACTGCTACAATTAGCAGTCACTATCTTTGGGGGAAATCGCTTAATTAATACGCGGTTTAAGGCACAAAAATACTAAATACGTAGTAACCAAAGCTGTCCTTATTAATTAATGCGGGTAGTGATAAGATATCTTTATAAACTACAGGTCGGTGAAAACGAATAATTGtacgagttttttttttctgttgctttttaagcaaattaaatGGATtcattagtctcgcttgcgtgaGCAGCGAGACTAATAATCGGTAAAGCGTTTTTCGCCCCGCGGGGGTGGCGGGTAG
Protein-coding sequences here:
- the LOC140952172 gene encoding NACHT, LRR and PYD domains-containing protein 1 homolog, translated to MEGVKQLLTPTRFSVFGYTIIVLFASTGIAFIGITSKLRISERRKFLCEKNDGLSDKNFYQAQCFEKYERQYNSPLPLYGSTLLSFSVILIVCFIYSWCCVKSWIDKLEAVLTPDAENPRPRPRVKSRRIFSFYFLHLAARLVLGIALTAVQKFIMHPSGFPVGFTCVLKATQPGNVTGNERQALCHNPVASEKNTCLAAVWILQSVFAFLVLGEMLYLALRALNRPAFTFDSEFCVRYFFHKSTTAVTSGGLRERMKKRILQQTELLEPLIHCNDENDGEGRIYLDDIFLDVVIYTGRAKEEFLKQCERHLIYDFYLKPESQRGSVVVNTRAELFLPNVDAQNPRKILVIGRPGIGKSLLCERLLRDWSRGELFHDKKRQFKYAFLFPFRSFFTESDEKICLRKLLTRASNLDGDLDDHVFQDMLDHPEKILLVFDGLDEFKDHKSCTVNDASRYGNSYSEEMPPSALYVKLLQELLLPGAAVLTTSRPTVLESLGISLFERTVEIVGFTEERVRSYVQSYCKHDKNNTTATRMWEHIQQNLTLLSLCYIPVNCRIVCFLLKELIKLSYQNSIALPSRLTEIYQGALRLLIFKHHPEYREKPFLGNEGFSETVEKHLSDLGMLAMKGITEGRMIFGLKEVGEMKNCGLLTQMPDYRVSLVEFEQCFCFTHLTLQEFLAAREIAKMDPHKLSEFIATNAEDPRWHLVIQFVAGLLHGQKNEAANSFVCRLQDTLLSTSFNRKKALLMIKCLYEYNDEDTAKRAAFELQRKNNFDKEIRLVNSRITPTDCVAIVYFLKHIDFIDYNLDLSANFIGEGGCNELAKLLSEGGPVKLHVPKNKITDQGLNALAQAITSDRCKLKELNITRNDLLSPEGFSHLWESFKNRNCKVISLRLGGDQVTDKVISQLCDTMENVNCKLSILSILSEEVANETVLLRLFKTLKHPNCQLTDLSIDCNRVTNEGVYHICDVLENQHCKLTDLHIISNRLTAVVVPLLCKAIRHNNCKLTSLKVTSWNIMWNKGGRDLQDAVEAKCRAQTQISPQK